CAACTTAGTCGAGCTGGCTGAGTGCCGTAATGGGGTGATGGTATTGCTCGCAGGGGGCAAGGAGTTTGAGCTAGGTTCGATTTAGCTCGCTAAACCTGATTGCTTTGAAATAGTTTGAATCATAAAAAAGGGCAGCTTTCGCTGCCCTTTTTTAATTACATATTAGGGTAGTTTGGTCCACCCAATCCTTCTGGCGTTATCCACACAATATTCTGTGCGGGGTCCTTTATGTCACAGGTCTTACAGTGGACACAGTTCTGACCGTTAATCTGGAACTTAGGTGTCCCTGCAGCATCCTCTATTACCTCATACACACCGGCAGGGCAGTAACGCTGTGCTGGTTCTGCATATTTAGGTAGGTTGTCCCGTATTGGGAGCTCAGGGTCTTTTAGGGTGAGATGGCAGGGCTGATCTTCTGCATGATTGGTATTTGATAAGAATACCGACGTCAGGCGATCGAAGCTTAATTTATTATCCGGTTTCGGATAAGTAATTTCCTTTGAATCCGCTGCCAGTTTCATTTGCGCGTGATCCGGGTGATCGTCGCCTAGTGTCCATGGAAGCTTACCGCCGAAGATGTTGATATCGATAAACGCGTAGGCAGAGCCTATTAAATTGCCCCATTTGTGCTGCGCAGGACCAAAGTTGCGTTGCTCGTTTAGCTCTTTAAATAAAGATGAGCTTTCAAAAGCGGTGGTGTATTCGCTAAGTTCCGCACCGGTTGCTTGGTTCTCAGTAATTGCCTTATGCACAACCTCAGCAGCAATCATGCCGGACTTCATCGCGGTGTGACTGCCTTTGATTTTAGCAAAGTTCAAAGTGCCGGCGTCACAGCCAATTAACAGGCCGCCTGGGAAGGTCATTTTAGGTAACGACTGCAGACCGCCTTTGGCAATAGCGCGTGCGCCATATGAAATACGCTCTCCGCCCTCAAGATATTGAGCGATAGTGGGGTGCTTTTTAAAGCGCTGAAATTCTTCAAATGGCGATAAATAAGGGTTGTCATAGCAAAGATCGGTAATTAGGCCAATCGACACTTGGTTATCTTCTATATGGTAGAGGAAGCTACCGCCAAGCGCGCCATTTTCAGCGAGGGGCCAGCCAGTGGCGTGAATAACTTTGCCTTCTTCGTGCTTGGCGGGATCGATCTTCCAAAGCTCTTTAATACCAAGACCGTAATGCTGGGGATCTTTGCCCGCATTCAGGTCGAATTTTTCCATTAGGCGCTTACCTAAATGTCCCCGGCAACCTTCTGCGAACAGGGTGTACTTAGCGTGCAACTCCATGCCAAGCATATAGCTGTCTTTATGGCTGCCGTCTTCGGCAATACCCATATCTCCGGTAACAACGCCTTTAACGCTGCCATCTTCATGGAATAACACATCGGCAGCTGCAAAGCCGGGGTAAATTTCTGCACCCATGCCTTCCGCTTGTTCAGCCATCCAGCGACACAAATTGCCCAAGCTAATAATATAATTGCCTTCGTTGTGCATGGTCTTAGGCACGGCGAAACTGGGAACCTTAATGGCTTTTTCAGCGCTGGTCATATAATAGATATCGTCGCCAGTCACCGGTGTATTAAGCGGTGCACCTTTTTCCTTCCAGTCTGGAAATAGTTCATTTAAGGCAGAGGGTTCAAACACCGCACCAGATAGAATGTGGGCGCCGACTTCGGAGCCTTTTTCTACCACGCAAACGCTGATATCTTTACCAGTACTCTCGCTTAACTGACGAATTTTACACGCCGCTGCCAATCCAGCTGGGCCAGCCCCAACGATTAGGACGTCAAATTCCATTGATTCGCGTTCCACAGACTCTCTCCTCTGTATGCTTTAACAGCATTGCCCTAGTTTTGGGCGATTTGTGACTGATTTCGAAGGCGAATTATAAAACCAGAGGCTCCAAAACGCTACTTCAGCTACAGTTTTATTCTACGCATGGACCTGATTTCTGGGTTTTGCGGCGATAAGAAAATCTTTTCTAAACAAAAACTTACTAAATTGGTAAGTGAGCATGATTCCTTTGGGAATAACTGTTATTCGCCCAGTGAATATCCTGCTTTTATTGACCTCAGGTCTTATAAGCGTCAAAATAATCGCGCTTTGAAAAGGGGCTTTATCCGGTTGGGATCTATTTTCGATTCCACAGCGTAAGGATATCAAGCCATTCATTTAATTTACGCGCTTAATGGGGAATCCATGAAGGTTCTGGTTGCTGTCAAACGAGTAGTTGACTACAACGTAAAAGTGCGTCCGAAATCGGACGGTACTGGCGTTGATCTGAATAATGTCAAAATGGCGATAAACCCATTTTGCGAAATAGCCATTGAAGAGGCTGTACGTCTGAAAGAAAAAGGCGTCGTAACTGAGATAGTTGCGGTCTCTATTGGGCCCAAAGTTTGCCAAGAGCAGATTCGTACTGCCCTGGCTCTGGGCGCTGATCGTGGCATATTGGTTGAAACCGATGTGGAAATTCAACCATTAGCGATTGCCAAATTGTTGAAAGCCGTTGTTGATAAAGAAGAGCCGAAAATGGTTATTCTTGGCAAGCAGGCAATTGATGGTGATAACAACCAGACAGGCCAAATGCTTGCAGCCTTAACGGGTATGTCACAAGGCACTTTTGCTTCTGAGGTTGTTGTTGAAGGCGACACCGTGACAGTTACTCGTGAAGTAGACAGCGGTTCACAGGTCGTGAAATTAGCACTACCTGCTGTTGTAACGACAGACCTGCGCTTGAATGAGCCGCGCTATGCGTCGCTGCCAAACATTATGAAAGCGAAGAAAAAGCCCTTAGATACAATGACACCAGAAGAGTTAGGTGTGGATGTGACGCCGCGAGTGACTACCCTTAAAGTAGCGCCGCCCGCAGAGCGCCAAGCTGGTATTAAGGTCGCTGACGTCGCTGAACTTGTTGATAAGCTGAAAAACGAGGCGAAGGTAATCGGATGAGTATTTTAATTCTTGCAGAACATGATAACGCCTCTCTTAAAGGCGCTACCTTGAATACGGTTACTGCTGCAAAAGCAATCGGCGGTGACATTGTTGTTCTTGTTGCTGGTGAAAACTGTGGCGCTGCCGCAGAAGCCGCGGCAAAAATTGACGGTGTTAGTAAAGTGCTGCTTGCTGATAATGCAGTATATGGTCACCAACTGGCTGAAAACGTCAGCTTATTAGTTGCTGAGCTCGGTAAAGACTACGGTTATATCTTGGCACCTGCCACGACTAACGGTAAAAACACGTTGCCGCGTGCAGCTGCTTTACTTGATGTTGCTCAGATCTCTGAGATCATTTCAGTAGAAAGTGCAGACACATTTACGCGTCCAATCTACGCGGGTAACGTTATTGCGACTGTGCAGTCTTCAGATGCCATTAAAGTTATCACCGTTCGTGCTACCGCATTTGACGCCGCTGCTGCCGAAGGCGGCAGTGCTTCTGTCGAAGTCGTTGCTAGCGCGCATGACGCCGGTAATTCTAGCTATGTTCGTGAAGAAGTAGCCAAGAGTGATAGACCTGAATTGACTGCGGCAAGCATCGTAGTTTCAGGTGGTCGCGGTATGCAAAATGGCGATAATTTTGCCATGTTGTATTCATTGGCGGATAAGCTTGGCGCAGCAGTCGGTGCATCACGCGCTGCGGTTGATGCTGGTTTTGTGCCTAACGATATGCAGGTTGGTCAGACGGGTAAAATCGTTGCCCCTGACTTATATATTGCTGTAGGTATTTCCGGTGCTATTCAGCATTTAGCGGGTATGAAAGATTCTAAAATCATTGCCGCGATAAACAAAGACGAAGACGCACCGATTTTCCAGGTTGCAGATTACGGTTTAGTTGCTGATTTGTTCGACGCTGTGCCAGAGCTTAATTCAAGCCTGTAAATACGTGCGTTAACATAGTGCATAAAAAGCTCGGTTTTATAACCGAGCTTTTTTTTGCCTAATTTTTCGATATTAGTTGAATAATATCTAGGTCTTATTGTCCAACTTACTCTCAATATGTAAGCGCTCTTAGTGCAAGATACCA
This portion of the Zhongshania sp. R06B22 genome encodes:
- a CDS encoding electron transfer flavoprotein-ubiquinone oxidoreductase, yielding MERESMEFDVLIVGAGPAGLAAACKIRQLSESTGKDISVCVVEKGSEVGAHILSGAVFEPSALNELFPDWKEKGAPLNTPVTGDDIYYMTSAEKAIKVPSFAVPKTMHNEGNYIISLGNLCRWMAEQAEGMGAEIYPGFAAADVLFHEDGSVKGVVTGDMGIAEDGSHKDSYMLGMELHAKYTLFAEGCRGHLGKRLMEKFDLNAGKDPQHYGLGIKELWKIDPAKHEEGKVIHATGWPLAENGALGGSFLYHIEDNQVSIGLITDLCYDNPYLSPFEEFQRFKKHPTIAQYLEGGERISYGARAIAKGGLQSLPKMTFPGGLLIGCDAGTLNFAKIKGSHTAMKSGMIAAEVVHKAITENQATGAELSEYTTAFESSSLFKELNEQRNFGPAQHKWGNLIGSAYAFIDINIFGGKLPWTLGDDHPDHAQMKLAADSKEITYPKPDNKLSFDRLTSVFLSNTNHAEDQPCHLTLKDPELPIRDNLPKYAEPAQRYCPAGVYEVIEDAAGTPKFQINGQNCVHCKTCDIKDPAQNIVWITPEGLGGPNYPNM
- a CDS encoding electron transfer flavoprotein subunit beta/FixA family protein, with the translated sequence MKVLVAVKRVVDYNVKVRPKSDGTGVDLNNVKMAINPFCEIAIEEAVRLKEKGVVTEIVAVSIGPKVCQEQIRTALALGADRGILVETDVEIQPLAIAKLLKAVVDKEEPKMVILGKQAIDGDNNQTGQMLAALTGMSQGTFASEVVVEGDTVTVTREVDSGSQVVKLALPAVVTTDLRLNEPRYASLPNIMKAKKKPLDTMTPEELGVDVTPRVTTLKVAPPAERQAGIKVADVAELVDKLKNEAKVIG
- a CDS encoding electron transfer flavoprotein subunit alpha/FixB family protein; the encoded protein is MSILILAEHDNASLKGATLNTVTAAKAIGGDIVVLVAGENCGAAAEAAAKIDGVSKVLLADNAVYGHQLAENVSLLVAELGKDYGYILAPATTNGKNTLPRAAALLDVAQISEIISVESADTFTRPIYAGNVIATVQSSDAIKVITVRATAFDAAAAEGGSASVEVVASAHDAGNSSYVREEVAKSDRPELTAASIVVSGGRGMQNGDNFAMLYSLADKLGAAVGASRAAVDAGFVPNDMQVGQTGKIVAPDLYIAVGISGAIQHLAGMKDSKIIAAINKDEDAPIFQVADYGLVADLFDAVPELNSSL